The nucleotide sequence ATCCGTTCGGCGGCGATGATGCCGCGGCCGACGACTCCAGTGCCGCCGAAGCGCCGGCCGACGACGCCGCCCCGGCCGCCGATGACGAAGAGGATCCTTTCGGTAGCTAGTGCAGCGACCCGAGGTTATCATCGAAATCCCGACCGCGACCGTGTGAGGTAAGCCGCGCACGGTCGCGGGTTCGTTTCGTCTCCCGCCTCGCCGCGCGCCACGCGGCGGATTCGCTCCTCCAGCCGACGAGCCAGCCGCCATGCGATTGCTCACATCGCCCGCCGTTTTTTGTTTCACTGTATTCGCACTGGGCGCGGCCGCCTTGGGCGCCCCCCGCATCGACGACATCTCCCTGCGCGGTTTGCAATCCGGCGCCAAGACGACGGTCACCTTATCAGGCGCCGAACTTCTGCCGGAGCCGCGACTATGGCTGGGCGATCAGCCCATTGCCGCCGCGCTCAAAGGGAGCGGCGCGTCCGAGCGCATCGAATTGGAAATCGAGCTGCCGCCGGACAGCTTCCCCGGCATCCGGCTACTCCGCATCGCCAACGGGCAAGGCATCTCCAACGCCGTCGCGGTGGTCGTCGATGAACTGGTCCAATCTCCACTGACCAGTGAAGCAGTGAGCGTTCCCATCGCGATCACCGGTCGCTGCGATGGCGCGACGCGCGTGATTGTGCCGTTCGACGGCCAAGCCGGCGCAATGTTCGCCGTGGAAGTCGAAGCCAAGCGACTCGGCAGCCCGTTGAATCCCGTCATTCACTTGCTTGATGAGAACGGCGCTCAGTTGGCCTGGGCGCAAGGCGTCTCACAATTCGACGGCGACGCGCGACTCACCGCGACCTTGCCGCGCGACGGCCGCTATCGCATCGAATTGCACGACGCCCTGTTCCAAGGCCAGCCTCCGGCGTTCTTCCGCTTGAAGCTCGCCAACGCCGCAATCGAAACGGTTCCCTTCCTGCGCGGGATGACCGAACAAGAATTGCTGGCGCGATCTCTGACGGGACTGATCGGCGAACGAGTCAACACGGGCGCCTGGCATCCGGTGCGCCTCGCACTTCCTAGTACCGCACCGACCGGCTTACTGCGGATGTACGTCAGCCCCTGGCGCGAAGTCACCGAGGAAGTCGATTCCGAGTTGGCCGGAACCATGACCGCTCCGGTCGGCATCAACGGGCGATTGTTGTCCCCAGGCGAAGTGGATGCCTTTCGCGTCGCGGTCACGCCCGGAACGAAACTGAAAATCGAATGCTGGGCGGAACGGGCGAACTCGCCGCTCGACGGCGTACTCACAATTCACGACCCGCAAGGCAACCAATTATCCGTCGCCGACGATCAATCCGGCACCACGGATCCGGGCCTGGAATTCGACGTGCCCGCACAAATCGCATCGATCGAGCTCCGCCTGCGCGACCTTCGCCATCGTGGCGGCGAAGCGTTTCGCTATCGACTCGAAGTCGTCCCAGTCGATCAGCCGGAACTGCGCGTCACGTTCGACGCCGATCGCTACGTTGTGCCCGTGGGCGGCGCGGCGATCGCCCGCGTGCATGCCGATCGCCGCTCCTACGGCGGCCCCATCGCGTTGGCCTTCAATTCACTTCCGACCGGAATGGTCGCCGAGCAAGCTCTCCTTCCAGCCGGCGTGAACGACGCACTGATGTCATTGCACGGCGCGGAGCCCAACGCTGCAGGCGTAGTCCACGTGCAAGCTTCCACCGTGGACGCGCCGGAAACCGTCACGCGCACAGTCACCGGACCGGCGAATGCGGTCAGCGGCTACAGTCCCTGGTTGGCCGGCGAATTCGCCATCGCCACTGCGCCCGCCGCGCCCCTGACTGTCGCCTGGGGAGCGCCTTTAGAGACCGACGCACTGACACTCGCCGGAACAACAGCGCTGCCCGCGCAAATCCAACGCACGGAAGGCGTTGCCGGTGCGGTGCGACTATCGCTCATCACTAGCCAGGTGCCGCCGACAAAGATGGAGAACAACCAGACGGTTCCCGACGTCGACCGCACGTTACGGCTAGCGCAAGAAGCCGTGCTCGCCGCCGATCAAGTCGATGCCACGGTCACCCTCGCGGTACCCGCCGACTTGCCGGATCTGCCGCATGACGTCGCGCTCAAAGCGGAACTACTCGGCGGCGACGGCAATCAAGTCCTCGCCACCGCCTACTCGGCCGTGCGACGATTGCCGGTGAGGAAGCCTACGTTCCAATTGCGCTTGGCCGGCGCGGCGGAAATCGTGCCGACCGCCGATGGACAAATGGCCGTCGAACTTCGTGGCACGGTGGAACGCTCGCCCGGCTTTGGGCGCGCAGTCACAGTTAAGCTGGAAGGACTGCCAACGCCGGCGACCGTCGTCGTTGCCGAAGGCCAAACGGAATTCTCGCTAACAGTCCCGCTACCAGCCGCGTTGCCTTTGGCGGAACTGCGGAACTTGAAGCTGACCGCTGCGAGCGAACTCGCGCCGCAAGTCTTCGTCCCGGCCATGAACGAACTGCCGCTCAAAGTCCGCCTCGGCGGAGAAGGCTAGCGATTGCTCATCGCGCCGATAGCGTTAAGCCCAGGGAAGGCCCTCGAAGTCTTTGCTATCACCAAAGTCTTGGGTGGCCTTCCCTGGGCTTTTTCTTGTCGCGCCGCCGTTAATCTGACAGTGAGAAACGCTGCGGGCCTGAATCGGTGTTTAGCTGAGTTGGAAGGTCTTTAACCGTTTCGGTTTAGGCAGCCAGCGACGCCAATTGCCAGGCGCAGCAAGTTCGCCACATGCGCCGAACTTGCACGCTTCGCAGGGCCCCCTATACTTGGCATAGAAATCGGAAGGCCCGTTCCGCGGTCAGTACAGGGAGTCAGAACATGAAGCGATTTGCCACGTTGATGTTGGCCACGGCGATGCTCGCCCCGTCGCTGGGGTGTCGCGACCTGGCCGAGGAAGTCGCGGATGAGGCCGCCGAGGTGGTCCGAGATCAAAAGCACAAAGTGATCGAAGGCGCCCAAGACGCCGCCATCGAAAAACTGGATGAGCAGCGCGAAAAGGCCACTGACAAAGCAGCCGAGGCCATCACCAGCGAAACCGAAGCAGCGGAAGGCGGCAGTTCCGACGAGACGTATTGAGCGGCTCTAAAACCCAAATCGTTTCGCCGGTTCCCCTTCGACAAAGTACCCGCGGTACGCTTCGCCATAGCGCTTGAGCGAATTCTGGTACAAGTGTTCGTAAACCGCCCGCAGGTCCGTCTCGGGCGCTGCGGCCGAGATTTGGAATTGCGGGCCGTCGGGAATGATTGCCAACAGGTAATGCTCGGGCAACCGTTTGAGCCGGAACTCGAAGCCGATCGTGTGGCAAGGCATCTGATCGACCTCTTCCATCACGTCGATCGACACGCCGAAATGCCAAAACGTGTCGTCCCCCAAGTTGAGCGCGCCTGCCGGCCCGTCGACCTTTCTACCTTGCCAGTTGCCCTGGGTGGCGAAATAGCAGACGACATCCTCGTCCACGCCTAAGTATTCACGCAATCCCTCGACAAGTTGCGAAGTGAGCGCATAGCAGTCGATGCGGTGCTGGACGAATTTCTCGCGCAAATCCCGCAGGGCGGCAGAGAGTGTTTCGTATCGGGACATGGTGTGCCTGACGTCAGAGGATACTCGTTGGGTGTCAACAAGAAAGATAACGGAAGGCGAGCCTCATACTAGCCCGACGCGCCAGCGAGGGGGAGTAAGCGCCGTTCGATGTACGACGTCTACTCCCCCTCGCTGGCGCGGTTTGAAGTTGCGCCTTTCGGGCAAAAGGCGATGGGTGCCTGGGGCAGGGGCATAAAACAAGCGGCAATCGAAGTCCGTCACGCTGGGGCTTCGGTTGACTGTACTGAAGGTCGCAACGATGCCCCAGCGCGCGAGACGTCGCGGCACATTCACCGCTGCCCCAGCCCCAGGCACCCACCTCTGCTTTCGAAAAACATGCAAATGCGCAACTTCAAAACTGGCGCGTCGGGCTAGTGTTTAGAGATGTCGCACTCAACCTTCGCCTTAGCGCTCCTTCGTCAGCAACGACACCAAGATCACCGTCGCAAATCCCAGCGGAATCGTCACGATGCCCGGCTGACTGAACGGCACCCAGGCGTCGGCCGGGGCGAGTCCGTAAATGTCGCGGAATGTGTCTTCGCTCAGCAGAATCCAGGTGAGCGACGAGATCATGCCGACCAGGATCGCCGTGGTGATCCCCTGGCGCGTGGTGCCTTTCCAAAACAGCAGCATGATCAATGAGGGAAGATTCGCCGAAGCGGCCACGCTGAACGCCCAGCCGACGAGGAAGTTGACGTTCATCTTCTCGAACAGAATGCCAAGCGCCATGGCCAACGCGCCCACCACGACGGCCGCAATTTTGGCGATGCGAATTTTTTCGTGATCGGTGAGCGGAGTGCGGACGAAGCTCCCAGCCAGGTCATGCGCGACTGCCCCGCTGGAGGCGACGATCAATCCGCTGACCGTGCCCAGCACCGTGGTGAAGGCGATCGCCGAAATCACCGCGAACAGCAGTTCCCCCATGCTCCGCGCCAAAAGCGGCGCGGCCATATTGCTGTTCGTAACGTCAATGGCGCCGCTGGTCATCGCGCCGAGTCCCAGGAACAATGTCAGCACGTAGAAAAACCCAATACTGGCAATGCCGACCACGGTGCTCTTTCGCGCCGCGGCCTGATCTTTCACGGTGTAGTACCGAATCAAAATATGCGGCAACGACGCCGTCCCGCAAAACAGCGCGAGCATCAATGACAGGAAGTTCAACTTGTCCTGAATCCGCTCGCTCCGCACTCCCTTGAACGTCGGGCTGTTGCCCGGCCGCAGAATTTCCGCGCCGGGCACGACGCGCTGCGAATAAGTAGTCAACGTACTGCCATCCGGCTCGGCCTTCGTCGCCGAGCTCCAGAGCACGACTTCGCTTTGCTGCAACGTGCTCAAGAACTCCAAGGGACCCAGCGGACCGGTTTCCAACTTGCCGTCAGGAAGCTTGCTGACATGCCCCACCCGCCAGAAGTCCGCGTCCTTCGATTCTCCCTGTGGCAATCCGTTGACGATGCGTTTCCCGTCCGCGGTGACGCGCAGTGTTTGTGTCGCGGCAAACGGATCGGACGCGGAACCGCCGGGGCGGTAGCGTTCATCGACGACCAGCCCGCGCTGCAGGATCAGCACCGTCAACCAGCCGGAGAACAACACCAGCAGCGAGCCTTTGAGAAACTGCACGTAAGTGGTTGACGCCATGCCGGCGGTGACGACGATCAAAACCACGACCGCGCCGACAATCGATACGCCGGCCCAATGCGGCAACCCCAGCAATGGCTTGACCAAAGCGCCGGCGCCGACCATCTGTGGGATTAAATAAAACAAGCTGACGACAAGCGTACTCACAGCCGCCGAAAGACGAATCCCACGCGAGTGGAATTTGCTGTCCAAAGCGTCGGCGAACGTAAATTTTCCGAGACGGCGAATCGGCTCGGCAATCACAAACAGCGCCACGATCCAGCCCGCGAGATAGCCAATCGAATACAGGAAGCCGTCGTAGCCGTAGAAGGCGATCATCCCACAGATGCCCAGAAACGACGCCGCCGAAAGGTAGTCGCCTGCGAAGGCGATGCCGTTTACGAACCAAGGGATACCACCGCCGGCGGCAAAATAGCCCTGCGACGATTTGGCCTTGGCGCCCAAGCGAAAGCTGATCGCCAGCGTGATCGCCACGAACAACAGAAAGACCGAGACCGCGATTCCGGAAGGCTCGTAAATCACGACTTATCGCCTCCCCGACCGGCGTCCTGCCGATCGATGCGGCGACACAGCAATTCGTACAGGAGCGCCATCACAAACGCGGCGACGATTAACCCCAGTCCGTAGAGCACGGCGAGATTCACGCCCGCGAACGGCGTGATTGCCATCCGCTCCGGCGCCAGAGCATTCAGCAGCACGAAGCCAACGTAAAGAGCCAAGTAAACGCA is from Planctomycetia bacterium and encodes:
- a CDS encoding DUF485 domain-containing protein; amino-acid sequence: MPGFDQATKSVDEAASPRRTRLGLQLFCVYLALYVGFVLLNALAPERMAITPFAGVNLAVLYGLGLIVAAFVMALLYELLCRRIDRQDAGRGGDKS
- a CDS encoding cation acetate symporter, with protein sequence MIYEPSGIAVSVFLLFVAITLAISFRLGAKAKSSQGYFAAGGGIPWFVNGIAFAGDYLSAASFLGICGMIAFYGYDGFLYSIGYLAGWIVALFVIAEPIRRLGKFTFADALDSKFHSRGIRLSAAVSTLVVSLFYLIPQMVGAGALVKPLLGLPHWAGVSIVGAVVVLIVVTAGMASTTYVQFLKGSLLVLFSGWLTVLILQRGLVVDERYRPGGSASDPFAATQTLRVTADGKRIVNGLPQGESKDADFWRVGHVSKLPDGKLETGPLGPLEFLSTLQQSEVVLWSSATKAEPDGSTLTTYSQRVVPGAEILRPGNSPTFKGVRSERIQDKLNFLSLMLALFCGTASLPHILIRYYTVKDQAAARKSTVVGIASIGFFYVLTLFLGLGAMTSGAIDVTNSNMAAPLLARSMGELLFAVISAIAFTTVLGTVSGLIVASSGAVAHDLAGSFVRTPLTDHEKIRIAKIAAVVVGALAMALGILFEKMNVNFLVGWAFSVAASANLPSLIMLLFWKGTTRQGITTAILVGMISSLTWILLSEDTFRDIYGLAPADAWVPFSQPGIVTIPLGFATVILVSLLTKER